One part of the Gemmatimonadales bacterium genome encodes these proteins:
- a CDS encoding redoxin domain-containing protein, with translation MRTTIYTLAAAALLMPAGLMAQQMAAPPANMPKVGDMAPDFSLTAANAKGIDSTPLKLSSLKGQTVVIAFFPKQRSSGCTKQMETYRDEYDSLFHAGKGVRLLAVSSDPPADLNSWAAEAHFQFTFLSDAAGEAGHEYGTWPAQGNYERRFVFVVAPNGKVTYVSAFNVIDPMAYAALGRAINDAMAMKS, from the coding sequence ATGCGCACCACGATTTACACACTGGCAGCTGCAGCACTCCTGATGCCGGCGGGACTCATGGCGCAGCAGATGGCGGCGCCCCCGGCCAACATGCCGAAGGTCGGCGACATGGCGCCGGATTTCTCCCTGACGGCGGCGAATGCGAAGGGAATCGATTCGACACCGCTCAAGCTGTCCAGTCTCAAGGGACAGACCGTGGTGATCGCGTTCTTCCCCAAGCAGCGGAGCAGCGGCTGCACCAAGCAGATGGAGACCTACCGCGACGAGTACGACTCGCTCTTCCACGCGGGCAAGGGAGTCCGCCTTCTCGCCGTGAGTTCGGATCCGCCGGCGGACCTCAATTCGTGGGCGGCCGAAGCGCATTTCCAGTTCACCTTCCTCTCCGACGCAGCCGGCGAAGCGGGCCACGAGTACGGCACCTGGCCTGCCCAGGGAAATTACGAGCGTCGATTTGTCTTCGTGGTCGCACCGAATGGAAAGGTGACCTACGTGTCGGCGTTCAACGTGATCGACCCGATGGCATATGCCGCCCTCGGCCGGGCGATCAACGACGCGATGGCGATGAAGAGCTAG
- a CDS encoding PQQ-dependent sugar dehydrogenase, translated as MHRRLALLVVPVIAAAALAAHRPSPPPACDANNGGLTLPKGFCATVFASVPGVRNIVVAPNGDVFAGMQRRPGVTALRDRDHDGHSDSMVTFGESFGAGTGVALSSDAIFFSPNDKVVRFSWQPGSLTPSDGGTAIITGLPVGGNHPAKTMALGKDGSLFVDHGSATNSCQEKDRTAHVPGINPCKERDMRGGVWRYDSRKPGQTPATGEHWGFGMRNAEALAINPQTGELWAAIHGRDQLGDNWGFSNEDNAEKPAEEFGPVPKGADYGWPYCYFDPITRKKVQAPEYGGDGIKQGDCAGKTQPAIGFPGHWAPMMLAFVPNANFGAEYTGGAFLAFHGSWNRAPLPQAGYRLVFIPFKRGKAVGTYSTFAQGAGTDARISAVAMAPDGSALYIGSDGAGKIWRVVPTNARQ; from the coding sequence ATGCATCGACGTCTCGCTCTTCTGGTTGTCCCTGTCATCGCGGCCGCCGCCCTCGCCGCCCATCGACCCTCGCCGCCGCCGGCATGCGACGCCAACAACGGCGGCCTGACCCTCCCCAAGGGGTTTTGTGCCACCGTCTTCGCGTCAGTGCCCGGCGTGCGCAACATTGTCGTCGCGCCCAACGGCGACGTCTTTGCCGGAATGCAGCGGCGCCCCGGCGTCACCGCGCTCCGTGATCGCGACCACGATGGCCATTCCGATAGCATGGTGACCTTCGGCGAATCATTCGGCGCGGGGACCGGCGTGGCACTCAGCTCCGACGCGATCTTCTTCTCGCCGAACGACAAGGTGGTACGGTTCTCCTGGCAGCCGGGATCGCTCACGCCGAGCGATGGAGGGACCGCGATCATCACCGGACTCCCGGTCGGCGGGAATCACCCGGCCAAGACGATGGCGCTCGGGAAGGACGGCTCGCTCTTCGTCGATCACGGATCGGCGACGAATTCATGTCAGGAGAAGGACCGCACCGCCCACGTTCCCGGAATCAATCCCTGCAAGGAACGCGACATGCGCGGCGGCGTCTGGCGCTATGACTCGCGGAAACCGGGACAGACGCCCGCAACCGGCGAGCACTGGGGGTTCGGCATGCGCAACGCCGAGGCGCTGGCGATCAATCCGCAGACCGGAGAACTCTGGGCCGCCATTCACGGGCGCGACCAGCTCGGCGACAACTGGGGCTTCTCCAACGAGGACAACGCCGAGAAGCCGGCCGAGGAATTCGGGCCGGTCCCGAAGGGCGCGGACTATGGCTGGCCATACTGCTACTTCGACCCGATCACCAGGAAGAAGGTGCAGGCACCGGAGTATGGCGGCGACGGGATCAAGCAGGGCGATTGCGCCGGCAAGACGCAGCCGGCGATCGGCTTTCCGGGCCACTGGGCGCCAATGATGCTCGCCTTCGTACCGAACGCGAACTTTGGAGCGGAGTACACCGGTGGTGCGTTCCTCGCCTTCCATGGATCATGGAACCGCGCGCCGCTGCCGCAGGCCGGATACCGGCTCGTCTTCATTCCGTTCAAGAGGGGGAAGGCGGTCGGCACCTACTCGACATTCGCGCAGGGTGCGGGGACCGATGCCCGTATAAGTGCGGTGGCGATGGCTCCCGATGGAAGCGCGCTCTACATTGGTTCCGATGGCGCCGGCAAGATCTGGCGCGTAGTTCCCACGAACGCGAGGCAATAG